The genomic stretch tcaaattcaacatcaaagatcACAATGGCTTGGTCACTTAGAATGGATGAACGTCTTTCGTCCAtaaaagttgttgctgagaagcaaggTGAAAAATGTGAAACACCCTCAGCATGGCCAAAGAACAGGTGggttgataccatacaatgAGACCTGGCGTCATTGAATATTAACCTGTCACTACACCTACACCTTGGTTGGCATTACATGTCAACACTTTTGTGAGTGCTTGCCTGACTCTAGGAGATTGTCAGTGCAGTTGCTAAGTTCTCCTGTGTAGCACACGAAGCCCAGTCTCAGTGCTGGGGCATAACCTAATGGGGCAGCTCTTTAaatttgattatttgtttgcCTTGTGTGCTCTGCAcatgtgtccatgtgtgtgatTTTCCTGGAATAATGATGTGTGTCTTATAGCTATCAGGATGCTTTACACATGGAGCaggattttgtttcttatttgGAGAATGGGAATTTGGAAGATGCAGAGACACTCTATGGCACTATACATGCCATGTTTGGCAGTTGTGCTGATTCAAGTATACTGTCCACACATTTAGTTGTGCTTATACATTTTCAATGATTTTCTTTTTAGCGTTAAGAAAGCCTGTGCTTCCTGATTTTTTACTTCGCTTTTCTCCCGGTTGGATTTACACACGAATTATGGGATTGGCAGTTGAGATGTTACAAAAACTGAGAGATTATAAAGGTGCTGTTGAATTGCTAGAGCAACTGTTGGAACAGAAAGCATTTTGTGGTGGCAAACGTGGCTATTGGTGGGACAGACTTGCATTAAATCTCAACCAACATTTGAAACTTGCAGAGAAGGTACAGTAGCATAGAAAGTCGCTTTGACTATTGTTTCTCTATTTTGTTGatcgtacacacacacacacacacacacacacacacacacacacacacacacacacacacacacacacacacacacacatacagtcaagTGTCACTTAACCGACCCTGTTTTGATCGGACCGCagttggataagtgaaaatgttggataactaaAGCTGTTatgaactcaactattgttcatattatacggcattttttccacattaggtatactgaatgtagatgtagatgaatgtagaatacaatGAGAAGAAACacttgaactcactctcaacttgtttcaagaaataACTGACATGCATgtggatgtacatgtacgtacacgtATGCAGCTGACCAGCCACGTGATCATCCACGTGACAAGCTTGATctgtcggataagtgaacatcggataactgacacgtgactatatatatatatatatatatatatatataatatgtctTGTCATCTCATTTCTACATTTGTCAGTTTTTGGGTTTTTGTTCTTTACGTACTTGTTTACGTATGAGTCTAttgttttgtgcttgttttTCATGTCGTGGCTCTCCTTGCTATCTGTTTCATttcttgttggtttgtctgtttgttttgttgctcTCCTTGCTAGCTGCTTCATTttcttgttggtttgtctgtttgttttcgtGGCTCTCCTTCCTAGCTGTTTCATTTTCTTGTTgggttgtgtgtttgtttcctgtatgtctgtctgtcagcttgGGCCAGGCAAAATTGATTCACAGTTTATCATTATCGCCTGCATCATATTCTGGGAAAAcgaaatactgtaaatcaacgaACAAAAACATTTGTAAACGTTGATGATGTATAAATGGTACTCACGACACGATTCAGGGTCAATCGTCACGGTGTAACTGGGAGTTGTACTCAACAAATGTACTTTAGCTACACTACGACACCCAGCTCATGGCAGGGTACCGGTCACTCGCCTTTGTACTTCCCTCTTGCGCACGCCAACATGTGATACAGTAGAGATTGGATATCACGACACCTCTTGGAGGCTTATAAACATGTCACTAAATCCGAAGTTGGGGAACCTTCAGTGTACGATTGCAGTGCATGGACAGTCTTGAGAAGGGTAATTGACAGTGTGAGTTTGTTGAACATTGCCACTTTTCTGTGCAGAACATCAACGTGAAATCAACAGAATCGAAACCATAGCAATACGCGTTACTATCTGATAAGCGCATATGCATGTGTCTTATCTCACCAGATGTCCGTTTGTCTGGCACGCGTGACCCATGATCATTATTAGTACTATGAGAAATCTTTCTCCATTAAAACATGCTCAGTAcgtagcctcgacactaggccttctTTCGCTTTCTGTGGTCCTTCCAAGCGAGGATAGCAATGGGGTGGTATCACATGATATTGTCTCCGTAAAGCgaagggaggcctagtaactCCTTATGTCATTAGAGaacttaactaattatgtCATTAGGAAAACCCACctattgttggtttgtttcatattgctaAAGACTTGCAAAAAGATATCAGGTATGTTTTAGTTTACAGCAGGGTATGCCGTCATACCAAAGGTGTTGGAACAGAAAGGCGCGAAATGCAGTCAGTAACTATGCATGCAGGCCTTTGCGATGCTGCTTACTGTTTAGTTAGCTTAGAGAAACGAGCGCAATGACTGTACGGCCATGTCGCGCGCAAAAGACAACGTGCAGACTCTGTCCTCTCTTGTCGTTGACTAGAAGACGATGCAATAGCGACtaggctactgtacatgtacgcaTTTGTCTTAAACTATCATCGTGCTCCCAGAATCGATCGAAAGCCATTGGGACTATGCGTGAAATTTCTACGTGGCTGATGTCAGCCTGAAGCTACTCCAGAAGCAGTCGCTGTACGCGACTAAAAGAGATACCTTCACTCGCTGTGATGTAGAGAGAATAGTGGAATTGTTTCCAACTTACAAACGCGCCCAAACGATATTCTTTGATCAGTACACGTCTGGCGCACAAGCTGTTGTAGCACACTAAATGACACCTGTGAGGTGGGCGATTGTTTGCTGATCTCCGCATGTTTCAGAGGAAATAATCGggaagtaactcaaatgtgatttACAGTCGACCAATCAACATTTGCCAAATAGATCAGGTGACAATCTAGTTTGTCTTTTTGCACGTGACTTAGGGGTACAGTCTTTGCGCTTGTTTCTCTACGCTAACTAAACAGTAAGCAGCATCGCAAAGGCCAGCATGCATGGTTACTGTCTGCATTTCGCGCCTTTCTGTTCCAATACCTTTGGTATAACGGCATACCCTGCTGTAAACGAAAACACACTTGACATCTTTTGCATTTCTTtagcaatatgaaacaaaccaacaaaacgTGGGTTTTCCTAATGACAATTAGTTAAGTTGTCTAATGACATAAGagttactaggcctcccttcGCTTTTTGGACATAacgtcacgtgataccgcTCCATTGCTATTCTtgcgtggaaggaccaccaAAAGCGAAAAAGGCCTCGGTGTCGAGGCTACTCAGTACGTTTCTTACACTAATGCTAGCACAGAACAATTTTTGAAATGAATAATTTGGAAAATCCACAGTTACTCTGGGATGTGGTGTGAGCGACAAAAATTAGTAAGCATTTAGCTAACTTTATACTAAACTTGAGATTGCTTACGAAAGTTAGATGCTTAcgaattttgttgatttatagTAAgattcattattcattattaaaCTGTCTATATGGACCAGATGAATCTATCTGTATTGACTGTGGGAGCTCAACTGAACTGACGCTCCGAAATATTTTATCCTTATTGTCATGATGGTGCTTTGTTTAACAAATCAACAAGCGCCCGTTGAAACATCAAAAATGTTATAGTAAAACAAGTTTTATCAATACTAACTACGTCCAAACTTGATAGCGAACCATAGAGCTCTAGTGCCAGTCGATAGTAATATACAGATAGTTTACTATAACTGCAACATATTTACTAAATAATGAAAAATGACTGATCGCCTGCATGTCCTCGTGAAAGGCTGGGCAataaactgtgaatcaagtttTGCCTGGCCTTATTTGTGTATCTGTACATATGTTTTCGAACATGAATGACAGTGCACCTGCTACAAATAGGCAATAACGTATGTTTCTTATGAGATTGCATAACTAGAGATCAGTAAATGGCTATGTTAACAGTAGTAGTTAGTAAGACTTCCAATTTAGCTGGATACAATGTTAGATTTATTTTTTCTTATCGtacgtataagatgaaacaattgcagaaatttgtattggaggtttgctaagaaatcgACAGAAAGAGCATATTGGCAGATTTCTTggtggttggacatcgttgttggATAACtggtatacatgtatgtacgaTATTCTTCACCCACTGGCCACGTCATTGAGGATTTGCGATTGACAGCTGCGTTCATGGCCATCACTGGTTAGGCACAACAGAGGGCAAGCAGGGTTTagcatcttgtggcctcatccgcGTGACGTATCATGATGCCTGATCCATGTGGGTAATAATAATGTCAACATACAtggcagattttatattggcagtatttatttatataactCAAGACATTGCATATACAGGGCGATTAGGACTGACTTTGAGGCTTCTGTCTCATCGTCCAGAACTGCAGCAGGTCATCTGGCATGTGAATGGTTAATGCAACCTTTACGCTTCAGCAGCACTACACTTAGAGAACTCTTTTCTGTTGACTGAGATAGTGTGTTCcttcttttgttgtagatATATGTAGTATTTTTCTGTTTAGTCTTTTTCGCTTTCTTTTATGTTTAATTTGCAccatgtttatgtgtgagacgcagatatatatatatatatatatatatatatatatatatatacacactgtaaatatatatattctatatatatatatgtatatatatatatattctatctatctatatatatatatatatatatataatatacccGTATGTTGGATGGCAGCGCACGCTGTTTGAACTCTGTGTGACATTTTCTCGTTGTTCTGGGTAGTTTTGTTTCTCACAACGTATCGGTGAAGTTTTGTAGTTGCTGGAGGTGTTCAGTTCTCTCAGATATTGTTGTCTCGCTATGCTGTGTCTCTCGAGGCTTATCACATTCGTGTGGGCTTGTTCACCTCTGTACAGCTTCATTATCACTCTTCGGTTGAACATTGTGGAATTTCCCCTGTCGGAAGCAGAAGTGAATGCCGAGGTACGGGAAGTTTGAGGCTTACCTTGCTGACCGTTCTCTGTTTGACTTCCGCCAGTTTGATGTTACGCTGCGGAGACATTCACCCTCATCTGGGTCTTGCCCAGAGAGAAAATGGCCAGCCTAGCATTACTTTGCTTTTCCCTGAGTGTTCACCTTGTGCTGGCCAGGTCTCTCGCACTTGCCTGCTTTGTGCTACTGAATTCCATGAGGAGTCGGCTTTCTGGCATCATCTCAACGTAGAGCACGTCTCAAGACATTCTTTTCCTTCAGCAGGGTTCTTGGAGGATCACGGTCGGAACGTTTTTTCCACATGTGGTTGCGTTTATGCTAGAAGGTGGAAATTTTGTCGTTGTACTTTTGTCGATGAATTTGTGTACCGCTCAAAGCTTTTTCTCAAACTTTAATCTTGCCAGGTGAAATTCGGGAAAGAAGATGTAGTGTACAACTTGAAAATCATATAGGCACTGATGAGCCTGCCTTTTATTGCAAAAGGAACTGTAGTCTCAGCTGGATGTCATTTATTTTCAGTCTCTCAAGGACATGAGCAGTGTGAGAGACAGAGCAAGGTTTAGTACAATCTCGTCCGCTTATGCTGGAGCATAGCTGAGGGAATTCCCAAACCAAAATCTTGGCCTATCCATGCTTCAACATGATGAGTTCATTATTGCCATCAGGATTTTGCTTAGCATTCCTCTGTTTCTGGATTCTCCTGATTTGCTCAGTTGTGTTTGTGGCAGTATCAGCTTTTAGCAGACGTCATAATGCTTTATGTGACATTATTTGGCATGCCTTACTGATAGACAACGAAGCAGCCAGGAGAGAACAGACATGTTCTAGTAATTGGAAGGCTCGTCCTGGTGACATGTTTCATCCAGACTTTGTTGATGGCAGGCCTGCTTTCTTTGACGTAACAGTTCGTAACAATGTCCAAGCTAAGTACATATGTGAAGCTGCAGAAATGGCTGGAGCTGCTGCAAGGGCAGGAGAATTGGAAAAAGGATTACAAACACGAGCAGTCGGTATTAAAATGTGGAGGACTGTTTTATCCTCTGGTCAGGGTTCAAAAAACCAGGTCGCCAATTTGgcaactagaaatatttggtagtttctAGTCTTTTGTGGCAGCAGCTCAAGGATGCAACCATCTGCTCAGCAGATGTTTTGTGTTACAATTTAGGTATGTTGCCACCTTCTATGTTTACTATTTAGTGGCACCCTGTGACTTATGTCATCTGCTTAGCACCTTCGCTATATTGTGTAACAATgtatcacctagcaatctattgcgagTCGTTGCTATTCTCTGGTACACCTTCATTTTTATGGACTCTACTGCCTGTACCGATCTCAttggtctctgccatcagtttcagacaaacccaactaaAGACCTTGCAGGCGTGTATAGTTTTTCAAACAATCGCAGTTACTCCTATCCTTCATTTGCTATaccaacaaatccaagtcaacagctctatcatTGACGAGACGCCATTGCGCAGCAACTTCTCCCAAATGAAACATGAAATCGGCAGccaatcgtagttgaaggtgacggcaactgcctatttagatctttttctatgctgttcaaagGAAACAAAGAATCTGATCATTTTGAATTGAGGCAAATAAAACTATTATGTAGATCTTTGCGAACAGTGGGCGTaagaagtggcaaaacaaacagctatTTCCACAGCAAGCTGCTTGAGTGTCTTGCCATCAAAAGAACTACCAGGTACGTCCAGGAGCTCATATGTTTCCCAATGCTACTAAGAAAATTTGTTCAGgcaaaagtttctgcatgtccagttctgaaatctagGTATTGAATGATGTCACACACTATTGAAGCGCTACAATAATAAGAGTTTATCACGTGCGTTccagagattagcacagctagccttaggaaaccacgtggggtgtggggttttTCTTGAGAGTTACCAGATGTactgttctcagcaaatcaatagtggcactgagtcatatagagaattAAGAAAACACTCAAAGAATGCTTGTCCTAGtggatggattgccaggatgtggatgtgatgacaaaccacataggcacattaattaacattacaaaaccacacaaccacatttttgtttggttgtagctatacaatttagttgaaagtttctataaaatatgaatactcatactattacataaaaagaatcccaagtacaatactgtagattgatgtgtttactagccaatgttTATCCAACGTTattgcaaattcctagttaggtcttaatttaatgtaaaACATGATAATCTGAGAAAGGGTCttaacagtgatattaatggcTTTTTCacttctggaatctctgactTAGAAACTAGTaaaagtttggcgaccaaccgttcctctaggtggcaaaactggcgaccagactcaaacacattttttgaACCCTGTCTGGTGCTGGAATCATTTGGCTTTTGGACTCAAGGAAGTCTTCAGACGTTGAGAACTATTGAATCCAAAAAAGTACAGCCTGTAATGGCATCGATTTACAACAAGCGTTCTCCAACCTTTTGCAACAGCTCTCTGTTTGATTGTGGCAACACAATGCTAGAATGATAATTTGTAGATATTTGCTAGAAACTGAGTTTGACATGTGGGATTTGCCTACATGTAGAATATTTAGGGTTTGGTTTTGTTGGGAATGGTGCTTGTTTTTTGGGGTCGGCCACTTAGGGATGTAGtagttatacagtatatacatatacatatatatatacatatatataatatatatatatatatatatacatatatatatatatatatatatatatatatatatacatatatatatacatatatatatatgtatatatatatatatgtatatatatatatatatatacatatacatatatgctcgctgaaaaatctgccaaaataaatttcccACCAGTATTTCATCTGATTGTTTATGCAGTCTTTAGATGCCATTTCTCGTGGTCTTGCTGATGATCATGTACGGACAGGTCATCGGTTAGCACTGATAGGAAGAGCAAGGAGAATCTGTTCCTCTTCTAGCCACACCGAATTTAGAGATCAAATTGCCAAGTTCCCACTTCCCTATCAACATGAACCAAAGGAGGTAACTTTGGAATGTCAGATGTATGTCAATGtcttgtttttatttttgtaatgTTGTAGGTAGAAATTAATGGCAGTGTAATAGCAGACGGGGTTTCTGGTCGGAAAACAGTGTTTATAATGGCAGATGAGTCTTTTGCTGCTGAAGATGGTGACTTTATGTTGTCATCTGTTGAAGACCTTGCACTGAAGCACTATTTGCAAGCTGAGAAATGGGAGCATGGCTTGCATGCTGAAGGAAGCTCATTAACTGCTGTATTTTGTTTACTACTGTGGGATGTCATATTTGCAAGCGGAGTGCCAGATGTCTTCAGAACAAAGTATCAGGTTATAGTATATACGTGTTGTAGGAGCTGATGTTTGTGGATTGTGCTTTTATCGCTTATTGACACTAGCATAGTTTTACTTTAACTTAACAGTTGAGATAATTTAGCAGGCAGTTTACTGTGAGGTAATGCTGTATTAGAATGAAATGGGTCTTATAGTGGAATTGTTGATGATGTATTGACAATTTATAATAGGCCTTATTCGCATTTGTAAGATTAAAATCAATATCTACTATAAAAAGCTGCGGTGGGACCAAAAAAGCGTTTAGCATCTCATTTTTGAGTGTCACATTGCGTGTACACGTAGCTAGCAAACGTAGGAACGGGATGCAAACTCACCAAAGCTGAACTTGTGTGCAAGACAATGCAGCTATGTATTTGCTGGAACAATGGTCACCAAACACGGATATTGCCTAGATTCGTGGTCAACAGCGAATACAGTTGTGGGGAGCGGTAATTAGTCACCAATGTTCTTGTTCAGGTTGTTCTGCGTTGGAGCTAGGGCATTAACTGCAGGACTGTGAAGAGGATCCACCACTAAGCAGGTTGTAAGCCATGATTACGCGTGTTGTGCGGACATTAGTGAGGACATTATGTCAGTTACATCCGGATCTGTAGGAACACGTGTCTAAACAAACTGGTGTGATCTCACCAACTGATTCTAGTCAACACTGGAAACGATGGTGCATTCTAGCTAGATGCAAGCTAAACGTCGAAACACATCTCTCAAGTCACGCATTACAACACAAAGCAAGCAATTTACCAAACAACGTACTGGAAGATCAGTTTACATGGTTTAGTACGTGTTTGCTAGATGTTACGCAATGTGACACTCGAAAAGGAGACGCTAAACGCATTTTTGGTTCCACCACAGCCTTTTATAGTAGTTGTTGATTTGAATCATATGAATGCACATAAAGCCTATTATGACTGCTATTTTAGCCTAAGTAACCAGACAGGTATTCTGTGTCAACCTGTTGGAAGTGAAGCTGTTTGCTAACTTGTTTGTGTTCAGATCTTGTTGGATGTTTACATAGATGCTCAACAAGATCTAAAAACAAGCAAGTTAGCAAACAGCTTCACTTCCAACAGGTTGACACTGAATACCTGTCTGGTTCCTTAAGCTCATGAGATGGTTGGCATGTACTGAGTTTATTGTGCAGCCATTTTAGATATGTTGCCGTGggtttttatttttgtttctgAGACTAGATTTTTGATGATTATCTTGTCTGTTAGTAGTAGTTTTTGTGTGTAATTGCATTATATAATAGTAGCTGTATTTTCTTGTTAAATTGTTGTAGGCTTCTCCTCTTGACTTCGACACTGATCACTTTTATGAGAGCAGGAAAGACTTGATTGAAAAGAGGCTTGCTACAATGAGCAATGCAAACAATGATGTGAGAAGATTGAAACAAACATTATCTGTATGGTCTATTATGCCTTGCAAATGACAGTCTAAGATATGAAATGGGTTTCTACTTGGTTATTGTTTACTGTTGGATGGTTTTGCAACTAGAAGAATTGTCCAAACAGTGCATTGGAATGTTTCAGGTTATGTACATGGGTGGACTTGGACACGATCATACGATCATGACtagctttaattaagttgcttTCATGAAAACCAGTGAAAATGAGAGTGTTATATGTTTATTATTTGTGACGATGGTTGCTGACTGACAGGAAAGCCATGGCAGAAAGTTTAGGTGATATAGCATCTACTCTGTAATATATaatgagttctgttgttttgtttgaggTGTTCCTTAATTGCTTGTTGATTTGATGTCTCAGCTATGTACTAAATTGTGGTTCATCTTGCTTGTATAAAGTCCTGAATACACCGTTTTCTGATCAAATTCACAGGTAATCGCTTCAATTTACGTCCTGTCCGATCAAATATGATGGTAGTCACTTCAAGTTGCACGTCTTGTTAATTCAAAATTTGTTATCAGTCATATCAAATTGGCATTTTGTCACTTCAAATTTATCATTAGTCAAGCAATTTGGTAGTATGTCAAATCAAATATATTGGTTGACACTTTGAATTCAGAATGTATCAAACGAATTCATTCTCCATCATTTCAAATACCTGTCACTTCCAATACCTGGTCGAGACTTCAAATTCACACTTTACAGAAGCCACTTTCCTCCATTACGTAGTCACTGCAATGAGTCATTCAACTCGGCCAATCCAATCCCTTCATTCTCACCTAAGAAGTCCACATACAAGTACGACGAGAGCGCTATATGTACTTGTTGTACTTGGAGAGAATGGAGGGTGGACTGGCAGAGTCAAGCCACTTATTAGGGTGAATATGAAATGTTCCAAACTGGCTTTTGTGAAAGTTTGAAGTGATGTATCACAGATTTAAAGTGACAGAGAATGAACTTGTTTtgatatacatgtattgtGAATTTGAAGTGTCAAACAAGGTTTGACATAATGAAATTTGATTTGACTACTGATGAACTTGAATTGACAAGATTTACTGATTGCCAGCACATTTGATCTGACATAATGGTGAAATTGACGTAATTACTACTTGCAAA from Corticium candelabrum chromosome 21, ooCorCand1.1, whole genome shotgun sequence encodes the following:
- the LOC134196439 gene encoding fanconi-associated nuclease 1-like isoform X2 yields the protein MEQDFVSYLENGNLEDAETLYGTIHAMFGSCADSTLRKPVLPDFLLRFSPGWIYTRIMGLAVEMLQKLRDYKGAVELLEQLLEQKAFCGGKRGYWWDRLALNLNQHLKLAEKSLDAISRGLADDHVRTGHRLALIGRARRICSSSSHTEFRDQIAKFPLPYQHEPKEVEINGSVIADGVSGRKTVFIMADESFAAEDGDFMLSSVEDLALKHYLQAEKWEHGLHAEGSSLTAVFCLLLWDVIFASGVPDVFRTKYQASPLDFDTDHFYESRKDLIEKRLATMSNANNDDLCDMIAGTWNTHYGQMCMGMNWNLFPGQLRDAQICGRLAKDYHHCRGGVPDLTLWSPTTHTCKFVEVKGPGDRLSPKQVLWLDFLTGLGVDAEVCKVKAVGSRGIR
- the LOC134196439 gene encoding fanconi-associated nuclease 1-like isoform X1, which produces MEQDFVSYLENGNLEDAETLYGTIHAMFGSCADSTLRKPVLPDFLLRFSPGWIYTRIMGLAVEMLQKLRDYKGAVELLEQLLEQKAFCGGKRGYWWDRLALNLNQHLKLAEKSLDAISRGLADDHVRTGHRLALIGRARRICSSSSHTEFRDQIAKFPLPYQHEPKEVEINGSVIADGVSGRKTVFIMADESFAAEDGDFMLSSVEDLALKHYLQAEKWEHGLHAEGSSLTAVFCLLLWDVIFASGVPDVFRTKYQASPLDFDTDHFYESRKDLIEKRLATMSNANNDDLCDMIAGTWNTHYGQMCMGMNWNLFPGQLRDAQDLVVCIGGCLLSKICGRLAKDYHHCRGGVPDLTLWSPTTHTCKFVEVKGPGDRLSPKQVLWLDFLTGLGVDAEVCKVKAVGSRGIR